In one window of Oryza sativa Japonica Group chromosome 9, ASM3414082v1 DNA:
- the LOC4347601 gene encoding transcription factor MYC2: protein MDELLSPCSSFSPPSPSSMFSTGAAAAAAHAVLEFTSCEVPDEWLMGDVVMAKNEEDVGGGELWPVFAGGSLSPDSELSELPRSFEAAAAQRPAKRRGRKPGPRPDGPTVSHVEAERQRREKLNRRFCDLRAAVPTVSRMDKASLLADAAAYIAELRARVARLESDARQAAAARFEPSSCGGGGNASYHGGGGGGGAAPGLDEAVEVRKMGRDAAAVRVTTTGARHAPARLMGALRSLELPVQHACVMRVHGATTVQEVLVDVPAALQDGDALRAALLQRLQDS from the coding sequence ATGGACGAGCTGCTCTCGCCGTGCTCGTCGTtctcgccgccctcgccgtcgtccaTGTTctccaccggcgcggcggcggcggcggcgcacgcggtgCTCGAGTTCACGTCCTGCGAGGTCCCGGACGAATGGCTGATGGGCGACGTGGTGATGGCCAAGAACGAGGAGGatgtgggcggcggcgagctgtggCCCGTGTTCGCCGGGGGCTCGCTGTCGCCGGACTCGGAGCTGTCCGAGCTGCCgaggagcttcgaggcggcggcggcgcagcggccgGCGAAGCGGCGGGGGAGGAAGCCCGGGCCGCGGCCGGACGGGCCGACGGTGAGCCACGTGGAGGCCGAGCGGCAGCGCCGGGAGAAGCTGAACCGCCGGTTCTGCGACCTCCGCGCCGCGGTGCCTACCGTGTCCCGCATGGACAaggcctccctcctcgccgacgccgccgcctacaTCGCCGAGCTCCGCGCCCGCGTCGCCCGCCTCGAGTCCGACGCGAGGCAGGCCGCCGCTGCGAGGTTTGAGCCGagctcctgcggcggcggcggcaacgcctcgtaccacggcggcggcggcggcggcggcgccgcccccggGCTCGACGAGGCCGTGGAGGTGCGCAAGATGgggcgcgacgccgccgccgtgcgcgtcaCCACGACGGGCGCCCGCCACGCGCCGGCGAGGCTGATGGGCGCGCTCCGCTCCCTCGAGCTGCCGGTGCAGCACGCGTGCGTCATGCGCGTCCACGGCGCCACCACCGTCCAGGAGGTCCTCGTCGACGTCCCC